A window of Aeromicrobium sp. A1-2 contains these coding sequences:
- the ftsH gene encoding ATP-dependent zinc metalloprotease FtsH: MNFKRLIKGPWLWIFVITLVVIAIVTASSSADGYKTVKTATMVSYLEDGKVKDVTFIDGDQQIQATLTDGKKVKSKYLGEQGARLVEQAETAVADKKLKTFDVEVPKSNPFLSLLIGILPVILIFVLIIYMMNNAAGGGGRVMQFAKSKAKLMTKDTPKTTFSDVAGCDEAIEELSEIKEFLQEPAKFQAVGAKIPKGVLLYGPPGTGKTLLARAVAGEAGVPFYSISGSDFVEMFVGVGASRVRDLFEQAKENAPAIVFIDEIDAVGRHRGTGMGGGHDEREQTLNQLLVEMDGFDVRGGVILIAATNRPDVLDPALLRPGRFDRQIGVEAPDLAGRTQILKVHSRGKPIAPGVDLEAVGRRTPGFSGADLANVLNEAALLTARNGAKTIDNAALDEAIDRVISGPQKRSRLMNENERRITAYHEGGHALVAAALPQSDPVHKITILPRGRALGYTMVLPDEDKYSQTRAELLDKLAYMMGGRAAEELVFHDPTTGAGNDIEKATGLARAMVTQYGMTERLGAVRLGENEGQPFLGRDIGHARNYSEAVAAVVDEEINKLISFAHQEAFDILNENRHVLDALVTELLEKETLDKAQVAEIFKPLQRRAIRPAWTGSDTRVPDTRPPVDTIAGRSYSGQNGTPIVVGPDAGVDAPPPAGPDVHGDPGLS; encoded by the coding sequence CGTGATCGCGATCGTGACCGCTTCCTCGAGCGCCGACGGCTACAAGACCGTCAAGACCGCCACCATGGTCAGCTACCTGGAGGACGGCAAGGTCAAGGATGTCACCTTCATCGACGGTGACCAGCAGATCCAGGCGACGCTCACCGACGGCAAGAAGGTCAAGAGCAAGTACCTCGGCGAGCAGGGTGCGCGACTCGTTGAGCAGGCTGAGACGGCGGTGGCGGACAAGAAGCTCAAGACCTTCGACGTCGAGGTTCCCAAGTCCAACCCGTTCCTGAGCCTGCTGATCGGCATCCTCCCGGTCATCCTGATCTTCGTCCTGATCATCTACATGATGAACAACGCGGCGGGCGGCGGCGGCCGGGTCATGCAGTTCGCCAAGTCCAAGGCCAAGCTCATGACCAAGGACACGCCCAAGACCACGTTCTCCGACGTCGCAGGCTGCGACGAGGCGATCGAGGAGCTGAGCGAGATCAAGGAGTTCCTCCAGGAACCCGCGAAGTTCCAGGCGGTCGGGGCCAAGATCCCCAAGGGCGTCCTGCTCTACGGCCCTCCCGGCACCGGCAAGACGCTGCTCGCGCGCGCGGTCGCGGGTGAGGCGGGCGTCCCGTTCTACTCGATCTCCGGCTCGGACTTCGTCGAGATGTTCGTCGGCGTCGGCGCCAGCCGGGTCCGCGACCTGTTCGAGCAGGCCAAGGAGAACGCCCCGGCGATCGTCTTCATCGACGAGATCGACGCTGTCGGCCGGCACCGTGGCACCGGCATGGGTGGCGGCCACGACGAGCGTGAGCAGACCCTCAACCAGCTGCTCGTCGAGATGGACGGCTTCGACGTCCGTGGCGGGGTCATCCTGATCGCGGCGACCAACCGTCCCGACGTCCTGGATCCTGCGCTGCTGCGCCCGGGTCGTTTCGACCGGCAGATCGGCGTCGAGGCGCCCGACCTGGCCGGACGCACCCAGATCCTCAAGGTCCACTCGCGCGGCAAGCCCATCGCACCGGGCGTCGACCTGGAGGCCGTCGGCAGGCGTACGCCCGGATTCTCCGGCGCGGACCTGGCCAACGTGCTCAACGAGGCCGCTCTGCTGACCGCCCGCAACGGCGCCAAGACGATCGACAACGCCGCGCTGGACGAGGCGATCGACCGGGTCATTTCCGGCCCGCAGAAGCGCAGCCGGCTGATGAACGAGAACGAACGGCGCATCACGGCCTACCACGAGGGCGGCCATGCCCTCGTTGCCGCGGCGCTCCCGCAGAGCGATCCCGTGCACAAGATCACGATCCTGCCGCGGGGCCGGGCGCTGGGCTACACCATGGTGCTGCCCGACGAGGACAAGTACTCCCAGACGCGCGCCGAGCTGCTCGACAAGCTCGCCTACATGATGGGTGGCCGCGCGGCCGAGGAGCTGGTCTTCCACGACCCGACCACGGGTGCCGGCAACGACATCGAGAAGGCCACCGGCCTGGCCCGCGCGATGGTGACGCAGTACGGCATGACCGAGCGGCTCGGCGCGGTGCGTCTCGGCGAGAACGAGGGTCAACCGTTCCTCGGCCGCGACATCGGGCACGCCCGCAACTACTCCGAGGCCGTTGCGGCCGTGGTCGACGAGGAGATCAACAAGCTGATCTCGTTCGCCCACCAGGAGGCGTTCGACATCCTCAACGAGAACCGGCACGTGCTGGATGCCCTGGTCACTGAGCTGTTGGAGAAGGAGACGCTCGACAAGGCGCAGGTCGCCGAGATCTTCAAGCCGTTGCAGCGCCGCGCGATCCGCCCGGCCTGGACCGGTTCTGACACCCGCGTGCCGGACACCCGTCCGCCCGTCGACACGATCGCCGGTCGGTCCTACAGCGGACAGAACGGCACGCCCATCGTGGTCGGACCCGACGCAGGTGTCGACGCTCCGCCGCCGGCCGGGCCTGACGTCCACGGTGACCCGGGGCTTTCGTGA
- the folE gene encoding GTP cyclohydrolase I FolE: MTVDRPRAEAAIRELLIAVGEDPDREGLRDTPARVAKSYEELLAGLDQSPEDVLTAVFEVGHDELVLVKDIEMWSMCEHHLVPFFGVAHVGYIPTDGGRVTGLSKLARVVDVYARRPQVQERLTTQIADALITHLNPRGVIVVIEAEHLCMTMRGVRKGGARTVTSAVRGQLRDPATRAEAMGLITAR, translated from the coding sequence GTGACGGTTGACCGGCCGCGCGCCGAGGCGGCGATCCGGGAGCTGTTGATCGCGGTCGGGGAGGATCCCGACCGCGAGGGCCTGCGGGACACCCCGGCGCGCGTCGCCAAGTCGTACGAGGAGCTGCTCGCCGGGCTCGACCAGAGTCCGGAGGACGTCCTGACCGCGGTCTTCGAGGTTGGTCACGACGAGCTCGTGCTGGTCAAGGACATCGAGATGTGGTCGATGTGCGAGCACCACCTGGTGCCGTTCTTCGGTGTCGCCCACGTGGGCTACATCCCGACCGACGGCGGCCGGGTGACGGGCCTGTCCAAGCTCGCGCGGGTCGTCGACGTGTACGCCCGTCGCCCGCAGGTGCAGGAGCGGCTCACGACGCAGATCGCGGACGCGCTCATCACCCACCTCAATCCCCGCGGCGTCATCGTCGTGATCGAGGCCGAGCACCTGTGCATGACGATGCGGGGTGTCCGCAAGGGCGGCGCGAGGACCGTCACGAGTGCCGTGCGCGGTCAGCTGCGCGATCCGGCGACCCGCGCGGAGGCCATGGGCCTCATCACGGCACGCTAG